Genomic window (Paenibacillus sp. PK3_47):
TTTCTCGTCAGTTATAGTTTAGTTTTATATTATCGCAATGTCTTTGCGATAATTAATAATTTATTGCGTTTATTGCTATAAATTCTGAAGGTGGTCTCCAGATGAAATATGCCGAATATCATCAGCAGTTCCATGGTGAAATCCTGGCGGGAGCCGGCAAAACCCTGGTCTCTCCCACCAAGGATTTTCACGTTCATGACCATTATGAGATCTTCCTGTTTCTGGGCGGGCAGGTGAACTGTTTTGTGGAACAGTACAGCTATCCCTTAAGTCCCGGCAATGTGCTGCTATTCAACAATCATGAAATTCATAAAATCATCAATCAGTCACCGGAGCCTTATGAACGGATCACCGTCCACTTCAAAGCGCCGCTGGTATACCCTTTTTGCACGGCTGATACCAACCTGCTCGCCTGCTTCCAGAACCGCCAGCCCGGAGAGCAAAATCTCGCACAAATGGATGAGGCGCAGCTCGAGGTTTTTACCGGACTGGCATCCAGGCTCATCGACATTTTGAAGCAGCCTCAGTACGGCAGCGATGTTCTGGCGCTCACCTATCTCATTCAGCTGCTGGTACAGGTCAATGAGCTGTACAGCCGCAGCTTTTCCGCTGTTCCCAGCGTGATCCCGACGGTTATCCAGTCTGCAATGGCCTACATCGATAACCATCTGCACCTTACCCTGTCGCTGGAAGGGATCGCTGAGGAGCTGTCTGTGGATAAGTATTATCTCAGCCATCTGTTCAAGCAGTACACCGGCGGAACCCTGTACCGTTATGTCCTGCTGAAAAAAATAACGTTAGCCAAGCAGCTCCTCGCCGCCGGCAACTCGGTATCCGACACCTGCTACCTGTCCGGTTTCAACGACTACGCCAATTTCATCCGCACCTTCAAGAACTTCACCGGCCACACCCCGGGTAAGTATGGAAAAAAGATGGTTTGAGCAGGGCAGCGTGGGCTGAATAATTGGGCGGGCTGGAATCAACGGGATTTTTACCGTTCATTTCGCCAATTTGCCTGCGCGGGCTGGAATGAACGGGACTTTTCCCGTTCATTTCGTCAAAATGCCTGCGCGGGCTGGAATGAACGGGACTTTTCCCGTTTATTTCGCCAAGTTGCCTGCGCGAGCCGGAATCAACGGGACTTTTCCCGTTCATTTCGCCAAGTTGCCTGCGCGAGCCGGAATCAACGGGACTTTTCCCGTTTATTTCGTCAAAATGCCTGAGTGGGCCGGAATCAACGGGAGTTTTACCGTTCATTCTGCATCTCGCTCGCATGGCTTAGCTCACTTTCCCGGCACCACCAAAATCAAAGTTACTTTTACTTCTCCTTCTCACAATTTGCCTACGACGGCCGAAACCAAAGGTACTTCTACCTCTCATTTCGCCAATTTGCCTGCCAACGCCGAAATCAAAGGTACTTCTACCTCTCATTTCTCATTCCGCCAATTTGCCTACGACGGCCGAAACCAAAGGTACTTCTACCTCTCATTCCGCCAATTTGCCTGCCAACGCCGAAACCAAAGGTACTTCTACCTCTCATTCTCCCAATTTGCCTACGACGGCCGAAACCAAAGGTACTTCTACCTCTCATTCCGCCAATTTGCCTGCCAACGCCGAAATCAAAGGTACTTCTACCTCTCATTTCGCCAATTTGCCCGACACCACCAAAATCAAAGGTACTTCTACCTCTCATTCCGCCAACCAGCCTGCCAACGCCGAAATCAAAGGTACTTCTACCTCTCATTCCGCCAATTTGCCCACAGCCAACCAAACCAAAGGTACTTCTACCTCTCATTCTCCCAATTTACCTACAACGCCCGAAACCAAAGGTACTTTTACCTCTCATTCTCCCAATTTGCCTACAACGGCCGAAATCAAAGTTACTTCTACCTCTCATTCCACCAAATTGCCTGCCAGCGCCGAAATCAGAGGCATTGCTACCTCTCACCCTATCAGTACGCCAGCATAATTTGAACACAAAACCGGCCCCGCCGCGATCCTCAGTCTGAGGATAGAACAGCAGGGCCGGCGGGTAATTTAAAGACTGAATAACAGAGTAGCCAGTATCTGGGCACTTTCGGCCCGGGCCATCTGCTCCAGCGGAGCCGAACTGACGCTGCCCCGGCCGTTCAGCAGGCGGGCCACCTTAACGGAAACAGCAGCCGCCTGAACGGCAACTGCTTTCACTGCCACTGAAAGCCAGATGCCCGGCACTCTGGATCAGCCCTGGATCAGTCCTTGATCAGCCCTCGATCAGTCCTGGGTCAGCCCTTAATCCCCGAAGCCGCAACGCCCTGCACGAAGTACTTTTGCAGACCCAGGAACACGATCAGCACCGGGATGATGGACACCACGCTGGCTGCCATAATCAGCCCGTACTCCGCAGAATATTGCGAGATGAACATCCGCAGACCGATCTGGATCGTTTTGAGCTCGGTTTTGGTCAAATAAATCATTGGCCCCAGGAAGTCATTCCAGGTGGAGACAAAGGTGAAGATGGTCAGCGTGGACAAAGCCGGCTTGGACAGCGGCAGCATAATTCTTGCCCAGATGCCGTATTCGCTGAGTCCGTCAATCCGTGCCGCTTCGCACAGCTCATCCGGAATTCCCTGATAGAACTGGCGCATCAGAAAGACGCCGAACGCCGAGAACGCCTGCAGCAGGATAATCGCCAGGTGGGTGTTGTTCAGCCCCAAAGAACGCATCATGATAAACTGCGGAACCATATAAGCCTGCCATGGAATGGCGATGGTGGCGATGTAGCCGAGGAAGAGCAGATTTTTGCCCCGGAACTGCAGCTTGGAGAAGGCATAGGCGGCAAAGCTTGAAGTCAGCAGCTGCAGAACCGTAACGATCACGGACAGCTTCGCCGTATTGTAGATGAACCGGCCCAGCGGAATCCGGGTCCAGATATCGGCATAGTTTTCCCAGCGCGGCATGGCCGGAATCCACTGCATTGGAAAGGTGAACACATCCTTATTCAGCTTCAGTGAGGAGGACAGCATCCACACATAAGGCACCAGCATGCATAATACAGTCAGGGCCAGCAGTACGTAGACGAGCACCTTTGTTGCTATTTTGAAACTCTTATTCGCTCCTACCATATCTCTATATCCTCCTATTGTCCGTACTTCTTCTCGCCCCGGAACTGGACGATCGTAATGGCAAGAACCAGCAAAAACAACACAATGGCCATCGCGCTGGCATATCCGTAATCCAGTGAACGGAACGCCGTATTATAGATCTGATAGACCATTACTCTTGTCGAGTCATTCAGCTGGTTGTCGGCTCCGGCAAACAGGTTGATGAAGATATCGTAGACCTTGAACGAATTGATGACCAGAATCATTAATACGAAAAACGTGGTCGGCGCCAGCTGCGGAACCGTCACATTGCGGAATCTTTTCCAGGCATTCGCCCCGTCCAGCTCAGCAGCTTCGTAGAGCTCAGGGTTAATCCCCTGCAGACCTGCGAGGTAGATGACCATGTAGTAGCCCATATTTTTCCACACGGTAAAAAGAATGACGGTAAACATCGCCCAGTGGCGGTCCGCCGCCCAGCGGGGAAGATCCTCAATCGGAACCCCTGTAATCAGATGCAAAATATTGTTGACCGGCCCCATGGTCGGGCTGAAAATAAAATTCCATACCGCAGCCACAGCGACCAGTGAAGCGACGTAAGGGAAGAAAAACACGGTTCTCATGAAATTACGGGCAATAATCTGCTGGTTCAGCAGGATCGCCAGTGCAAGCGCACAGATCATGGTAAAAGGAACTACGCCGACAGTGTAGACAATAGTGTTCCACAGCGCTTTGTGAAAGGTCGTATCCTTGATCAGACGGCTGAAGTTGTCAAAACCGATGAATTTCATCGGATTGGCCCCGTCCCATTTGACGAATGCCAGGATTAAGGCAAAAAACATCGGAACCAGCGTAAACACGGCAAAGCCGATAAAGTTCGGTGCAATAAAGCTGTATGCGATC
Coding sequences:
- a CDS encoding AraC family transcriptional regulator — encoded protein: MKYAEYHQQFHGEILAGAGKTLVSPTKDFHVHDHYEIFLFLGGQVNCFVEQYSYPLSPGNVLLFNNHEIHKIINQSPEPYERITVHFKAPLVYPFCTADTNLLACFQNRQPGEQNLAQMDEAQLEVFTGLASRLIDILKQPQYGSDVLALTYLIQLLVQVNELYSRSFSAVPSVIPTVIQSAMAYIDNHLHLTLSLEGIAEELSVDKYYLSHLFKQYTGGTLYRYVLLKKITLAKQLLAAGNSVSDTCYLSGFNDYANFIRTFKNFTGHTPGKYGKKMV
- a CDS encoding carbohydrate ABC transporter permease is translated as MVGANKSFKIATKVLVYVLLALTVLCMLVPYVWMLSSSLKLNKDVFTFPMQWIPAMPRWENYADIWTRIPLGRFIYNTAKLSVIVTVLQLLTSSFAAYAFSKLQFRGKNLLFLGYIATIAIPWQAYMVPQFIMMRSLGLNNTHLAIILLQAFSAFGVFLMRQFYQGIPDELCEAARIDGLSEYGIWARIMLPLSKPALSTLTIFTFVSTWNDFLGPMIYLTKTELKTIQIGLRMFISQYSAEYGLIMAASVVSIIPVLIVFLGLQKYFVQGVAASGIKG
- a CDS encoding sugar ABC transporter permease, producing MQNETVLGTKKAPGRRLSKGFRDHLIAYSFIAPNFIGFAVFTLVPMFFALILAFVKWDGANPMKFIGFDNFSRLIKDTTFHKALWNTIVYTVGVVPFTMICALALAILLNQQIIARNFMRTVFFFPYVASLVAVAAVWNFIFSPTMGPVNNILHLITGVPIEDLPRWAADRHWAMFTVILFTVWKNMGYYMVIYLAGLQGINPELYEAAELDGANAWKRFRNVTVPQLAPTTFFVLMILVINSFKVYDIFINLFAGADNQLNDSTRVMVYQIYNTAFRSLDYGYASAMAIVLFLLVLAITIVQFRGEKKYGQ